In a single window of the Desulfovibrio mangrovi genome:
- a CDS encoding META domain-containing protein, translated as MMSSLTRTVISGLALLFLAATSACVGAKPQTSPQAVLGTTWQWIATITPQETVKAIEPERYTLLLDEERLVARFDCNRGGGQYTLEEGKLSFGMLMSTRMMCPPDSQDMLFMRDLERVATFRVEDGVLHLGFAGDGGEMQFLPLP; from the coding sequence ATGATGTCATCATTGACCCGCACTGTGATTTCAGGACTGGCCCTGCTTTTTCTGGCGGCAACATCCGCCTGTGTCGGCGCGAAGCCTCAGACCAGCCCGCAGGCTGTTCTCGGAACCACATGGCAGTGGATTGCCACGATAACTCCTCAGGAGACCGTAAAGGCGATCGAACCGGAACGGTATACGTTGTTGCTGGACGAAGAGCGCCTTGTTGCACGTTTTGACTGCAACCGTGGCGGCGGTCAGTATACCCTTGAAGAGGGCAAGCTTTCCTTCGGTATGCTTATGTCGACCCGTATGATGTGCCCGCCGGACTCACAGGACATGCTGTTCATGCGCGATCTTGAGCGCGTTGCCACGTTCCGTGTGGAAGACGGCGTGCTGCATCTGGGATTCGCCGGTGATGGCGGCGAGATGCAGTTCCTTCCGCTCCCCTAG
- a CDS encoding RNA polymerase sigma factor, with the protein MWNRNITRNSVTGKELLKLELISLLPRLRRFSRGLARDTETADDLVQEACEHALGRLEQFHPGTRFDSWMFRILHTRWLDRLRKGKVRANYLRLVNGGAEEISIHNGAPLGVEDAMDMKTAFGSLSEEQLSAIILVCVEGYSYAEAGEILNLPSGTVASRVARGKRDLVKALYPELSDK; encoded by the coding sequence ATGTGGAACCGCAATATTACGAGAAACAGCGTAACGGGAAAGGAGCTGCTGAAACTGGAATTGATCAGCCTCCTTCCCCGCTTGCGTAGGTTTTCCAGAGGATTGGCACGAGACACGGAAACTGCCGATGATCTTGTTCAGGAAGCCTGCGAGCATGCTTTGGGGCGACTGGAACAGTTTCATCCGGGAACACGTTTCGACAGCTGGATGTTCCGAATTCTTCATACGCGATGGCTGGATCGTTTGCGCAAGGGCAAGGTCAGGGCCAATTATTTAAGGCTTGTCAACGGCGGTGCTGAAGAGATTTCCATACATAACGGTGCGCCGCTTGGAGTTGAGGACGCCATGGACATGAAAACAGCATTCGGGTCTCTGTCAGAAGAACAACTCTCTGCAATCATTCTTGTTTGTGTTGAAGGGTATTCGTATGCCGAGGCAGGCGAGATTCTCAATCTGCCGTCGGGCACTGTTGCGAGCCGTGTTGCCCGGGGAAAAAGGGATCTGGTTAAGGCCCTATATCCCGAACTGTCTGATAAGTGA